A single genomic interval of Granulicella tundricola MP5ACTX9 harbors:
- a CDS encoding tetratricopeptide repeat protein, with product MRNLRLTLVCMTALFTIAPAFAQSKDTIRLQTQIQEVQDSVARLQQSNDERMGVLKDLVQQSADSVNRLSVNVDALQKQLAAQQNAQGGKTDQVSGQVQGINDSIDEIKARMVRLEKILNDVQSQQQTIGAALQNNAPASGSPAPSQPDAQPQPQPYIPPTSALPPTTTRGGKPSAAIPQAADGPTAQELYKSAYGDYMAAKYPVASSEFGDIIKAYPNDTLAGNAYYYLGEIDYRAGKYATAARSYDRVLEQFPDNNKIPAAYLHKGQALIELKQTDAGVRELRALIQRFPSSPEATQARAKLNALGVPARPRT from the coding sequence ATGCGAAACCTCCGCCTGACCCTGGTCTGTATGACCGCCCTCTTCACCATCGCCCCCGCCTTCGCGCAGAGCAAAGACACCATCCGCCTCCAGACCCAGATTCAGGAGGTCCAGGACTCCGTCGCCCGCCTCCAGCAGTCCAACGACGAGCGCATGGGCGTCCTCAAAGACCTCGTCCAGCAGTCCGCAGACAGCGTCAACCGTCTCTCCGTCAACGTAGATGCCCTCCAGAAGCAGCTCGCCGCGCAGCAGAACGCACAGGGCGGCAAGACCGACCAGGTCTCCGGTCAGGTCCAGGGCATCAACGACTCCATCGACGAGATCAAGGCCCGCATGGTCCGCCTTGAAAAGATCCTCAACGACGTCCAGAGCCAGCAGCAGACCATCGGCGCAGCCCTCCAGAACAACGCACCGGCCTCCGGCTCTCCCGCCCCCTCCCAGCCTGACGCCCAACCCCAGCCTCAGCCTTACATCCCCCCCACCTCGGCCCTGCCTCCCACCACCACACGCGGCGGCAAGCCCAGCGCCGCCATCCCCCAGGCAGCCGACGGCCCCACAGCCCAGGAGCTCTACAAGTCCGCCTACGGCGACTACATGGCCGCCAAGTACCCCGTAGCCTCCTCCGAGTTCGGCGACATCATCAAGGCCTACCCCAACGACACCCTCGCCGGCAACGCCTACTACTACCTCGGCGAGATCGACTACCGCGCCGGCAAGTACGCAACCGCCGCCCGCAGCTACGACCGCGTCCTCGAGCAGTTCCCCGACAACAATAAGATCCCCGCCGCCTACCTCCACAAGGGCCAGGCCCTCATAGAGCTCAAGCAGACCGACGCCGGCGTCCGCGAACTCCGCGCCCTCATCCAGCGCTTCCCCAGCTCCCCGGAAGCCACCCAGGCCCGCGCCAAACTAAACGCCCTCGGAGTCCCCGCCCGCCCCCGCACCTAA
- a CDS encoding OmpA family protein gives MTSLLTLNKHNTEPKTLNFSKHSALRTLTLLAIAGTSLSLVTGCHKKNSGIDPSSLGPTNTTDNTPIPAPTATITADPLAIDLGQTVVLNWRTMNASSVSIDGIGQVNVNGTQTVSPSNSTNFHLVAKGDGGTTEANVRVTVRTSSVPVGGTTSGLDAAANGGNVTDAAFHAAVQDVFFDYDSIELRPDGQTAAVQAATYMSQHPNLHILVGGYCDERGSAEYNLALGENRANAAKTALVNAGVAANRIRTISYGKEKQFCTEANEACWQQNRRAQFSIDR, from the coding sequence ATGACCTCACTTCTTACACTGAACAAGCACAACACGGAGCCTAAAACCTTGAACTTCTCCAAGCATTCCGCCCTTCGCACCCTGACCCTTCTCGCCATCGCCGGGACAAGCCTCTCGCTGGTCACCGGATGCCATAAGAAGAACAGCGGCATCGATCCCAGCAGCCTCGGACCCACCAACACCACCGACAACACCCCCATCCCCGCACCCACCGCCACCATCACCGCCGACCCCCTCGCCATCGACCTCGGCCAGACCGTCGTCCTCAACTGGCGCACCATGAACGCCTCCAGCGTCTCCATCGACGGCATCGGCCAGGTCAACGTCAACGGAACCCAGACCGTCTCCCCGTCGAACTCCACCAACTTCCACCTCGTCGCCAAGGGTGACGGCGGCACCACCGAAGCCAACGTCCGCGTCACCGTCCGCACCTCCAGCGTGCCCGTAGGCGGCACCACCAGCGGCCTTGACGCAGCAGCCAACGGCGGCAACGTCACCGACGCAGCCTTCCACGCCGCAGTCCAGGACGTCTTCTTCGACTACGACAGCATCGAGCTTCGCCCTGACGGACAGACCGCCGCCGTCCAGGCCGCAACCTACATGTCCCAGCACCCCAACCTGCACATCCTCGTCGGCGGTTACTGCGATGAGCGTGGTTCGGCGGAGTACAACCTCGCCCTCGGTGAGAACCGCGCCAACGCCGCCAAGACCGCATTGGTCAACGCCGGTGTAGCTGCAAACCGTATCCGCACCATCAGCTACGGCAAGGAAAAGCAGTTCTGCACCGAAGCCAACGAAGCCTGCTGGCAGCAGAACCGCCGCGCCCAGTTCAGCATCGACAGGTAG
- a CDS encoding PD40 domain-containing protein produces MQTKPHLRLFAAALLVLLTATLHAQGDIKLELSGSGADRIRLATANFKSGTLDPKNDALRHTFDTVLYDDLHNAGIFDMVSKSMAPQATPGSPTEINLPQWSGAPVNASMVAFGALGVTGTRLAVNGFLFDVKNTQFPQVLAKQYGEEASEDAARQIAHRFADEIILRLSGGTNGIAETKIYFVHLDGGNKEIWEMDYDGSNQHPVTSLGSVSVSPRVSPDNTRLAFSSLGKDGFQIKMFSLLLNRMVSFPAGGGGTNVSPAWSSDGKQLAFSSSRTGDNEIYIADANGGSSRRITSFAGPDVSPVFNPRSGAQIAWISGRSGLPQLYTMETDGSGVTRLTDGGYATSPSWSPNGQFLAFAWNRKYGPGAPGGQDIYVMEIASKRWIQLTHDMGPCDFPSWSPDGRHIVFANSPNGRASSSKIFTMLADGTDRHALTGAGSDMPNWSWK; encoded by the coding sequence ATGCAAACCAAGCCTCATCTCCGCCTCTTCGCAGCCGCCCTCCTCGTCCTCCTCACCGCCACCCTTCACGCCCAGGGCGACATCAAGCTGGAGCTCTCCGGTAGCGGCGCGGATCGCATCCGCCTCGCCACCGCCAACTTCAAGTCCGGCACGCTCGACCCTAAAAACGACGCCCTCCGCCACACCTTCGACACCGTCCTCTACGACGATCTCCACAACGCCGGCATCTTCGACATGGTCTCCAAGTCCATGGCTCCGCAGGCCACCCCCGGCTCACCCACAGAGATCAATCTCCCCCAATGGTCCGGTGCCCCGGTCAACGCCTCCATGGTCGCCTTTGGAGCCCTCGGAGTCACCGGCACCCGCCTGGCCGTCAACGGCTTCCTCTTCGACGTAAAAAACACCCAGTTCCCCCAGGTCCTCGCCAAGCAATACGGTGAGGAAGCCAGCGAAGACGCAGCCCGCCAGATCGCCCATCGCTTCGCGGACGAGATCATCCTGCGCCTCTCCGGCGGCACCAACGGCATCGCCGAAACCAAGATCTACTTCGTCCATCTCGACGGCGGCAACAAGGAGATCTGGGAGATGGACTACGACGGCTCCAACCAGCATCCCGTCACCTCCCTCGGCAGCGTCTCCGTCTCCCCCCGCGTCTCCCCGGACAACACCCGCCTCGCCTTCTCGTCTCTCGGCAAGGACGGCTTCCAGATCAAGATGTTCTCGCTCCTGCTCAACCGCATGGTCTCCTTCCCGGCAGGCGGCGGAGGCACCAACGTCTCCCCGGCCTGGTCGTCTGACGGCAAGCAACTTGCCTTCTCCTCCTCCCGCACCGGAGACAACGAGATCTACATCGCAGACGCCAACGGAGGCTCCAGCCGCCGCATCACCAGCTTCGCCGGCCCTGACGTCTCGCCCGTCTTCAACCCCCGCAGCGGAGCCCAGATCGCCTGGATCAGCGGCCGCTCCGGCCTCCCCCAGCTCTACACCATGGAAACCGACGGCTCCGGCGTCACCCGCCTCACCGACGGCGGCTACGCCACCTCGCCCTCTTGGTCCCCCAACGGCCAGTTCCTCGCCTTCGCCTGGAACCGCAAGTACGGCCCCGGCGCACCCGGCGGCCAGGACATCTACGTCATGGAGATCGCCAGCAAGCGCTGGATTCAGCTCACCCATGACATGGGTCCATGCGACTTCCCCTCCTGGTCCCCCGATGGCCGCCACATCGTCTTCGCCAACTCACCCAACGGCCGCGCCAGCAGCTCAAAGATCTTCACCATGCTGGCTGACGGAACCGATCGTCACGCCCTCACCGGCGCAGGCTCTGACATGCCCAACTGGAGCTGGAAATGA
- a CDS encoding TonB family protein encodes MPTDHLPTRPDTTPEEKKPREGGFALALGVHAGIIALVIGYAYLRPSTKRWGDESPIAGSIQASMVTALPLPPRPKPIEESVLATEKPSIAPTPPPPTPIPPKAKAEPVKPKAEPPPKPKEVLIPTKATPPKPTPKVAERETPEPPRRAPATPPPPTPKATTGETSATAIPQSTTQLKNGTSAITVEERSFGNRYAYYIRLISQKVNEQWLQQQQQVDARSSNGKRATITFTINRDGTPTEARVNTRSGSSSLDAAALRAIQSVDGFGPLPQGDHISVDFSFDFHAQ; translated from the coding sequence ATGCCCACCGACCACCTCCCAACCCGTCCCGACACCACCCCCGAGGAAAAGAAGCCCCGCGAAGGCGGCTTCGCCCTCGCGCTCGGCGTCCACGCCGGCATCATCGCCCTCGTCATCGGCTACGCCTACCTCCGCCCGTCCACCAAGCGCTGGGGCGACGAAAGCCCCATCGCCGGCTCCATCCAGGCCAGCATGGTCACCGCCCTCCCGCTCCCCCCCCGTCCCAAGCCCATCGAAGAGTCCGTCCTAGCCACGGAAAAGCCCAGCATAGCCCCCACCCCACCACCCCCAACCCCCATCCCCCCCAAGGCCAAGGCCGAGCCCGTAAAACCCAAGGCCGAGCCACCCCCAAAGCCCAAAGAAGTCCTCATCCCGACCAAAGCCACGCCTCCAAAGCCGACCCCCAAGGTCGCTGAGCGCGAGACCCCCGAGCCGCCCCGTCGCGCTCCCGCCACCCCACCGCCCCCAACCCCCAAAGCCACCACCGGCGAGACCAGCGCCACCGCCATCCCCCAATCCACCACCCAGCTCAAGAACGGCACCTCCGCCATCACGGTTGAGGAGCGCAGCTTCGGCAACCGCTACGCCTACTACATCCGCCTCATCAGCCAGAAGGTTAATGAGCAGTGGCTCCAGCAACAACAGCAGGTAGACGCCCGCTCCTCCAACGGCAAGCGCGCCACCATCACCTTCACCATCAACCGCGACGGCACCCCCACCGAAGCCCGCGTCAACACCCGCAGCGGCTCCTCCTCCCTTGACGCCGCCGCCCTCCGAGCCATCCAGAGCGTAGACGGCTTCGGCCCCCTACCCCAGGGCGACCACATCTCCGTAGACTTCTCCTTCGACTTCCACGCCCAATAG
- a CDS encoding ExbD/TolR family protein produces MAFSARGAGGKTRTQTAMADINITPLVDVVLVLLLIFMLTAPVLQSGIEVAIPHTRATSTMTDERVVITIDKDQNVFLQDKPINVADLGTRLKVNEKDPSTKTVYVRADERVPFGAFATVMESVKSAGITNISIVTQPYEK; encoded by the coding sequence ATGGCCTTCTCAGCCCGCGGAGCCGGAGGCAAGACCCGCACCCAGACCGCCATGGCGGACATCAACATCACGCCCCTCGTGGACGTGGTCCTCGTCCTGCTGCTCATCTTCATGCTCACCGCCCCGGTCCTGCAATCGGGCATTGAAGTCGCCATCCCCCACACCCGCGCCACCTCCACCATGACGGACGAGCGAGTCGTCATCACCATCGATAAAGACCAGAACGTCTTCCTCCAGGACAAACCCATCAACGTAGCCGACCTCGGCACCCGCCTCAAGGTCAACGAAAAGGACCCCAGCACCAAAACCGTCTACGTCCGCGCCGACGAACGTGTCCCCTTCGGAGCCTTCGCCACCGTCATGGAATCCGTAAAATCCGCCGGCATCACCAACATCAGCATCGTCACCCAACCCTACGAAAAGTAA
- a CDS encoding MotA/TolQ/ExbB proton channel family protein — protein MTLLTLLQTAASDLAAPAPITPAHTSALGDMLHNSGPVAMTVLIVLGLASLLSWTVMISKWRSFGAANTQSKRFLRAFRKSGRLSEISAVAEQFRPSPLVAVFTEINDEYYRQTNGRGLPKNPNGLERAAATASSEALTVMEERVTWLATIANIAPFIGLFGTVMGIIDAFHGLGASGTATLRAVAPGISEALITTAAGIVVAVPAVVGYNHLTSQLRDFAARTDDFGRELLNAIENAAAFQPMNPGAPEERRRQQ, from the coding sequence ATGACCCTCCTCACTCTCCTCCAGACCGCCGCCTCAGATCTAGCCGCCCCCGCACCCATCACCCCCGCCCACACCAGCGCACTCGGCGACATGCTCCACAACTCCGGCCCCGTTGCCATGACGGTGCTCATCGTCCTCGGCCTCGCCAGTCTCCTCTCCTGGACCGTCATGATCTCCAAATGGCGCAGCTTCGGCGCCGCCAACACCCAGTCCAAGCGCTTCCTCCGAGCCTTCCGCAAATCCGGCCGCCTCTCTGAAATCTCCGCCGTAGCCGAGCAGTTCCGCCCCTCACCCCTCGTCGCAGTCTTCACAGAGATCAACGACGAGTACTACCGCCAGACCAACGGACGCGGCCTCCCCAAGAATCCCAACGGCCTCGAGCGCGCCGCGGCGACGGCGTCAAGCGAAGCGCTGACAGTAATGGAAGAGCGCGTCACCTGGCTCGCCACCATCGCCAACATCGCCCCCTTCATCGGTCTCTTCGGCACCGTCATGGGCATCATCGACGCCTTCCACGGCCTCGGCGCAAGCGGCACCGCCACCCTCCGCGCCGTCGCCCCCGGCATCTCGGAGGCCCTCATCACCACCGCCGCCGGCATCGTCGTAGCCGTCCCCGCGGTAGTCGGTTACAACCACCTCACCTCCCAGCTACGCGACTTCGCCGCACGCACCGACGACTTCGGCCGCGAGCTCCTCAACGCCATCGAGAACGCCGCAGCCTTCCAGCCCATGAACCCAGGCGCGCCTGAAGAGCGCCGGAGGCAACAGTAA
- the recN gene encoding DNA repair protein RecN, with product MLLELRAENYAVIDRAAARFGRGLNLLTGETGAGKSILIDALALLLGGKASADFIRHGAEKAVVGCVFEATPGAIAVLEANGIDADSESEGILLRREIVVSGKGRVFINNQPATVGVLRLLAPELALVHAQGETLGAFDQAQQRILLDRFAGCSLEEVGKAYSAWRGTVAKLEEMNSAEQDRLRMADLWRFQSMEISDAGIAGESEDAELEGEKRVLANAEKLYTAAMNAHELLYESEDSAETKLGAALKLVEELARYDARFVEAAGQLAAAKATVEDLSATVRDFAENVQSGPERLAEIEDRLAVLDRLKRKYGKTLAEVIAFGESSARSLAEVENRDALLAELRVVEAKQAESYCAAAGELTRVRGEAAAKLERLAEKQINDLAMSVRFSIQVLANEERVHWGAGGWDEVRYLIATNAGEPLKPLEEIASGGEMSRVMLALKVTVEEGVAGRGSKRKTALPRTLVFDEIDIGIGGRAAEAVGQKLKMLSRTQQVLCITHLPQIAAFGDLHFVIEKKEVGGRTQTNIRQMEDVERVNEVARMLSGAKLTETSLKHAQSLIDASR from the coding sequence ATGTTGCTGGAGTTGCGTGCGGAGAACTATGCGGTCATCGATCGGGCTGCGGCGCGGTTTGGCCGGGGGCTGAATCTTTTGACGGGTGAGACGGGGGCGGGAAAGTCGATCCTGATCGATGCGCTGGCGCTGCTGCTGGGTGGCAAGGCTTCGGCTGACTTTATACGGCATGGGGCTGAAAAGGCTGTCGTGGGGTGCGTGTTCGAGGCTACGCCGGGGGCGATTGCGGTGCTCGAAGCGAATGGGATCGATGCCGACAGCGAGAGTGAAGGGATTCTGCTGCGGCGGGAGATTGTGGTTAGCGGCAAGGGCAGGGTGTTCATCAATAATCAGCCGGCGACCGTGGGGGTGCTGAGGCTGCTGGCTCCGGAGCTGGCGCTGGTGCATGCGCAGGGGGAGACGCTGGGGGCTTTCGATCAGGCGCAGCAGCGGATCTTGCTGGATCGGTTTGCGGGCTGCTCGCTGGAAGAGGTGGGGAAGGCGTATTCGGCCTGGCGGGGGACTGTGGCGAAGCTGGAGGAGATGAACTCGGCTGAGCAGGACCGGCTGCGGATGGCGGATCTCTGGCGGTTTCAGAGTATGGAGATCTCTGACGCGGGGATTGCGGGTGAGAGTGAGGATGCGGAGCTCGAAGGCGAGAAGCGGGTGCTGGCGAATGCGGAGAAGCTGTATACAGCCGCTATGAATGCGCATGAGCTGCTGTATGAATCTGAGGACTCTGCGGAGACGAAGCTGGGTGCGGCTTTGAAGCTGGTGGAGGAGTTGGCCCGGTATGACGCGCGATTTGTGGAGGCGGCGGGGCAGTTGGCGGCGGCGAAGGCTACGGTCGAAGATTTGAGTGCGACGGTGAGGGACTTTGCGGAGAATGTGCAGAGCGGGCCGGAGCGGCTGGCGGAGATTGAGGATCGGCTGGCGGTGCTGGACCGGCTGAAACGGAAGTATGGCAAGACGCTGGCGGAGGTGATCGCATTTGGGGAGAGTTCGGCTCGGTCTTTGGCGGAGGTGGAGAATCGTGACGCGCTGCTGGCGGAGTTGAGGGTGGTGGAGGCGAAGCAGGCGGAGAGTTATTGTGCGGCTGCGGGAGAGTTGACGCGGGTGCGGGGTGAGGCTGCGGCGAAGCTGGAACGGCTGGCGGAGAAGCAGATTAATGACCTGGCGATGAGTGTGAGGTTTTCCATCCAGGTGCTGGCGAATGAGGAGCGGGTGCATTGGGGCGCGGGGGGCTGGGATGAGGTTCGGTATCTGATTGCGACGAATGCGGGCGAGCCGCTGAAGCCGCTGGAGGAGATTGCTTCGGGCGGCGAGATGTCTCGCGTGATGCTGGCGCTGAAGGTGACGGTGGAGGAGGGTGTCGCGGGGCGGGGGAGTAAGCGGAAGACGGCGCTGCCGCGGACGCTGGTGTTCGACGAGATCGATATTGGGATTGGCGGGCGGGCCGCGGAGGCGGTGGGGCAGAAGCTGAAGATGCTCTCCCGGACGCAGCAGGTGCTGTGTATTACGCATCTGCCGCAGATTGCGGCGTTTGGGGATCTGCACTTTGTGATTGAGAAGAAAGAGGTTGGGGGGCGGACGCAGACGAACATCCGGCAGATGGAGGATGTGGAACGCGTGAACGAGGTGGCGAGGATGCTGAGTGGGGCGAAGCTGACGGAGACGAGTCTGAAGCATGCGCAGAGTTTGATCGACGCGAGCCGCTGA
- a CDS encoding 4-hydroxy-3-methylbut-2-enyl diphosphate reductase, giving the protein MTASTLDHVSNDQGADQAPVTKRVLLLKPRGFCAGVVRAIDIVQIALEAFGAPIYVRKEIVHNSYVVNDLATKGAIFVNELDEVPEGARVIYSAHGVSPAVREAAKARGLKVVDATCPLVTKVHVEAIKFAKQGYSLVLVGHRDHEEVEGTQGEAPDVTQVVSTLEEVEALVVPDPDKVAYLTQTTLSLDEARYMIEALKVKFPNIVGPHAQDICYATENRQVAVKNVAHGADLVLVVGSRNSSNSNRLVEVSKNLDTNSYLIDSADAIQPEWLNGVKTVAVTAGASAPEVLVKDVVEYLQAQGFGDVDEVEVMPENVRFGLPPEIVQAIASAPKPAVVQ; this is encoded by the coding sequence GTGACTGCCTCTACTCTTGACCACGTTAGCAACGACCAGGGTGCCGATCAGGCGCCTGTGACCAAACGAGTTCTTCTCCTGAAGCCGCGTGGATTTTGCGCCGGCGTCGTACGCGCGATCGACATTGTGCAGATTGCGCTGGAAGCGTTTGGTGCGCCGATCTATGTCCGTAAGGAGATCGTCCATAACAGCTATGTTGTGAACGACCTGGCTACCAAGGGTGCGATCTTCGTCAATGAACTGGATGAGGTGCCTGAGGGCGCGCGTGTGATTTATTCGGCGCACGGGGTTTCTCCTGCTGTGCGTGAGGCGGCCAAGGCTCGTGGTCTGAAGGTTGTGGACGCGACCTGTCCGCTGGTGACAAAGGTGCATGTGGAGGCGATCAAGTTCGCCAAGCAGGGGTATTCGCTGGTGCTGGTGGGGCATCGCGACCATGAAGAGGTCGAGGGCACGCAGGGTGAGGCTCCGGATGTGACGCAGGTGGTCTCGACGCTGGAGGAGGTTGAGGCGCTGGTAGTGCCGGACCCGGATAAGGTGGCCTACCTGACGCAGACGACGCTGTCTCTGGATGAGGCGCGGTACATGATCGAGGCGCTGAAGGTGAAGTTCCCGAACATCGTTGGGCCGCATGCGCAGGATATTTGCTATGCGACGGAGAATCGCCAGGTGGCGGTGAAGAACGTGGCGCATGGTGCGGACCTGGTGCTGGTGGTGGGGTCGCGGAACAGCTCAAACTCGAACCGGCTGGTTGAGGTTTCTAAGAATCTGGATACGAACTCTTACCTGATCGATTCCGCCGACGCGATTCAGCCGGAGTGGCTGAATGGCGTGAAGACGGTTGCGGTGACTGCGGGTGCTTCGGCTCCTGAGGTGCTGGTGAAGGATGTTGTGGAGTATCTGCAGGCGCAGGGCTTTGGCGACGTGGATGAGGTTGAGGTGATGCCGGAGAATGTGCGGTTTGGTCTGCCGCCTGAGATCGTTCAGGCGATTGCCTCGGCTCCGAAGCCGGCCGTGGTTCAGTAG